In Magnetospirillum sp. WYHS-4, a single window of DNA contains:
- a CDS encoding ferredoxin--NADP reductase: MQDLWLSGAGLNPFPRRPSRRFCAAPAVGYHPAMFEDYNATLLRRIDITPRLAILRVKPDGPVFEFAAGQYTVLGLRRNAPRLPAGGEGDDPPLGAADRLVKRAYSISSGSLERESLEFYVSLVPSGELTPRLFALKEGDRLFLGPRAKGLFTLQEVPSDRHVLMVATGTGLAPYMSMLRTRVLVASERRVAVLHGARYSWDLGYRGELEDLRRACPRFAYLPVVSRPADDPAWNGRAGRLPRWLDDPALEEACGFPLVPACTHVFLCGNPAMIEEAEPRLATRGYGPDSLHREKYW; the protein is encoded by the coding sequence ATGCAGGACCTCTGGTTGTCAGGCGCCGGACTCAACCCCTTTCCCCGCCGCCCGTCAAGACGCTTCTGTGCCGCCCCCGCCGTCGGCTATCATCCCGCCATGTTCGAAGACTACAACGCCACCTTGCTCCGTCGCATCGACATCACGCCGCGCTTGGCCATCCTGCGTGTCAAGCCCGACGGTCCGGTCTTCGAATTCGCCGCCGGCCAGTACACGGTACTGGGCCTGCGGCGGAACGCCCCCCGCCTTCCGGCCGGGGGCGAGGGTGACGACCCGCCGCTCGGCGCTGCCGACCGCCTGGTCAAGCGGGCCTATTCCATCTCCTCGGGCAGCCTGGAGCGCGAATCTCTGGAGTTCTACGTCTCCCTGGTACCCAGCGGAGAATTGACTCCCCGGCTGTTCGCCCTCAAGGAAGGCGACCGCCTGTTCCTTGGCCCCCGCGCCAAGGGACTGTTCACCCTCCAGGAGGTGCCGTCCGACCGCCATGTACTGATGGTCGCCACCGGCACCGGTCTGGCGCCCTACATGAGCATGCTGCGCACCCGGGTGCTGGTAGCCTCCGAACGACGGGTCGCGGTGCTGCACGGGGCCCGCTATTCCTGGGACCTCGGCTACCGGGGCGAACTGGAAGACCTGCGACGTGCCTGCCCGCGCTTCGCCTACCTACCGGTGGTGTCGCGCCCGGCCGACGATCCTGCATGGAACGGGCGCGCCGGCCGCCTGCCTCGTTGGCTGGACGATCCGGCCCTGGAAGAAGCCTGTGGCTTCCCACTCGTCCCCGCGTGCACCCACGTCTTCCTTTGCGGCAACCCCGCCATGATCGAGGAAGCCGAACCACGCTTGGCCACCCGCGGCTATGGCCCCGACAGCCTGCACCGGGAGAAGTACTGGTAG
- the hspQ gene encoding heat shock protein HspQ, translating into MGTAEAKFKVGQVVHHRLFDYRGVVIDVDPFFRGPDEPYKPESAGRPVKDRPWYHVLVDGAEHRTYVAESNLEPDALGGPIDHPAVRLHFRSLQGSDYEPLRKMH; encoded by the coding sequence ATGGGCACCGCGGAAGCCAAATTCAAGGTCGGGCAGGTTGTCCACCACCGGCTATTCGATTACCGGGGCGTGGTGATCGACGTGGACCCGTTTTTTCGCGGGCCGGACGAGCCCTACAAGCCCGAGTCTGCCGGCCGGCCGGTCAAGGACCGCCCCTGGTACCACGTTCTGGTCGACGGAGCCGAACATCGGACCTACGTGGCGGAAAGCAATCTGGAACCCGACGCCCTCGGAGGGCCGATCGACCATCCGGCGGTACGCCTGCATTTTCGGAGCCTGCAGGGCAGCGACTACGAGCCCCTGCGCAAGATGCATTGA